From Chroogloeocystis siderophila 5.2 s.c.1, one genomic window encodes:
- a CDS encoding DUF3326 domain-containing protein, with translation MNQLPYTVILIVPTGIGAAIGGYAGDAMPVARAIASVADRLITHPNVLNGAQLYWSLPNVFYVEGYGLDQFASGSWGLRPVHQNRIGLILDQGIEPDLQLRQLQAADATRATLGLNLRDYVITDAAIGVQLRTSNSGVSWGTIQNPGTLLRAAETLINKVRVDAIAVVARFPDDMDSPALQQYRHGQGVDPLAGAEAVISHLVVREFQVPCAHAPALLPLPLDPDISPRSAAEEIGYTFLPSVLVGLSRAPQFVTNQQQSSPHDIWANQVDAVVIPATACGGATVLSFSQESVQIITVQENHTKLYVPPEPLGIKVVQVNSYLEAIGVLATHKAGITPTALNPHISSLNRLNPN, from the coding sequence GTGAACCAGCTTCCTTACACCGTTATCTTAATTGTACCAACTGGTATCGGAGCCGCAATTGGCGGATATGCCGGAGACGCAATGCCAGTTGCTAGGGCGATCGCATCTGTCGCGGATCGCCTGATTACTCACCCGAATGTTCTCAATGGCGCGCAGTTGTATTGGTCTTTACCTAATGTTTTCTACGTAGAAGGCTATGGACTCGATCAATTTGCTTCTGGAAGCTGGGGTTTACGTCCTGTTCATCAAAACCGAATCGGTCTCATTTTAGACCAGGGTATTGAACCAGACTTGCAATTACGGCAACTGCAAGCAGCTGATGCTACCCGCGCTACGTTAGGATTGAACTTGCGTGACTATGTTATCACTGATGCAGCTATAGGCGTACAATTACGTACATCGAATTCTGGTGTGAGTTGGGGAACGATTCAAAATCCTGGAACTTTACTACGAGCGGCAGAGACTTTAATTAATAAAGTGAGAGTAGATGCGATCGCGGTTGTTGCGCGTTTTCCCGATGATATGGATAGTCCTGCATTACAGCAATATCGTCACGGTCAAGGCGTTGACCCGCTTGCAGGTGCTGAAGCTGTCATCAGTCATTTAGTTGTCCGCGAATTTCAAGTTCCTTGCGCACACGCACCAGCTTTGTTACCGTTACCGCTCGATCCTGACATATCACCACGTTCTGCTGCGGAGGAAATTGGGTATACATTCTTACCTAGTGTCCTTGTGGGTTTAAGTCGCGCCCCGCAGTTTGTGACTAATCAGCAGCAATCATCACCACACGATATCTGGGCAAATCAAGTTGATGCTGTTGTCATTCCGGCAACGGCTTGCGGAGGCGCCACAGTTTTAAGTTTTAGTCAAGAAAGCGTACAAATTATTACAGTACAAGAAAATCACACGAAACTTTATGTTCCGCCAGAACCATTGGGTATTAAAGTAGTACAGGTAAACTCTTACTTAGAAGCAATTGGTGTATTAGCCACGCATAAGGCAGGAATTACACCCACGGCGCTTAACCCTCATATTTCATCCCTCAATCGCCTGAATCCTAACTGA
- a CDS encoding ABC transporter substrate-binding protein: protein MYKFFLSILLLCCFTSACDRTSTPLVHTTKTSVCQDIQHEFGQTQICETPQRIIALDPRSLDLLLSLAIQPVGYAEDARALIGTPQFGTMVDVKYLGDRITSHPIHVGTQQSPSQETVLRLKPDLILVGYSGEQALYRNFSQIAPTLPLAQSNRHWQDDLLTLSQVMNREQQAQQVIQDHNQRIANARVKLKTVATKILLLSISGLDSIEVFTEQTFAGNLLEDLGFELVLPTLPVRYGAIPISLEILPQLDAEIIIVMASADSTVSQIQKLWEQTPVLRSLPVYQANQVYFVDYHLWSRITGPIATELLVEQLQQLLDV, encoded by the coding sequence ATGTACAAGTTTTTCCTAAGCATTCTACTGTTGTGCTGTTTTACATCCGCCTGCGATCGCACTTCTACTCCTCTTGTTCACACCACTAAAACATCCGTTTGTCAAGATATACAGCACGAATTTGGTCAAACCCAAATTTGCGAAACTCCCCAGCGCATCATCGCCCTCGATCCGCGATCGCTGGACTTATTACTTTCGCTTGCCATTCAACCCGTAGGCTATGCTGAAGATGCCAGAGCTTTAATCGGTACTCCCCAATTTGGCACAATGGTTGATGTTAAATATCTAGGCGATCGCATCACCAGTCATCCAATTCATGTTGGTACTCAGCAATCACCTTCACAAGAAACTGTACTACGACTGAAACCCGATTTAATCCTTGTCGGCTACAGCGGCGAACAAGCGCTGTATCGCAATTTTTCCCAGATTGCCCCAACACTACCTTTGGCACAAAGCAATCGCCACTGGCAAGACGATTTATTAACGCTTAGTCAAGTTATGAATCGCGAACAACAAGCACAACAGGTTATTCAAGACCACAATCAAAGAATTGCCAACGCCAGAGTAAAATTGAAGACTGTAGCAACAAAGATATTACTCTTATCAATCTCTGGATTAGACAGTATTGAAGTATTTACCGAACAGACCTTTGCAGGTAATCTCCTTGAAGATCTCGGATTTGAGTTAGTGCTTCCCACACTACCTGTGCGCTACGGTGCAATACCCATTTCCCTAGAAATTTTACCGCAGCTAGATGCAGAAATTATCATTGTGATGGCAAGTGCAGATAGTACAGTTTCACAGATCCAGAAGCTTTGGGAACAAACCCCTGTATTGCGATCGCTTCCGGTTTATCAAGCAAATCAAGTGTATTTTGTGGACTATCATCTCTGGAGTCGCATTACAGGACCCATTGCAACTGAGTTGCTCGTTGAGCAACTCCAGCAATTACTAGATGTATAA
- a CDS encoding helix-turn-helix domain-containing protein — MELPQPISTIDYRQVNAANALLPQPSILSSGGWSDIHLEVYQQPKFEIAEHQHTMHVIACGLYSPSIEDSSGERWLDGKRSKETRNTGDIAIIPANISHRCNWNTSVEFMVLALEPVLLQRIGQDWVNPDGIELIPQFMSKQDALLQSIFLTLKDELESGRIGGQLLVDSLKTVLAIHLLRNYCATSPKLSRYSDGLSPAKLVLIKDYINEHLHQDLTLTEIAAIAQISPYHFLRLFKQSMGVTPHQYILQRRIDRAKYLLQHSKLSIAEIAFCVGFCDQSHLTRCFKRMLGTTPKQFLQV; from the coding sequence ATGGAATTGCCACAACCCATCAGTACTATTGACTATCGCCAAGTCAATGCAGCAAATGCACTGCTACCCCAACCATCGATTCTCTCAAGCGGCGGTTGGAGCGATATTCACTTAGAAGTTTATCAGCAGCCAAAATTTGAGATTGCGGAGCATCAACACACGATGCACGTTATTGCTTGCGGACTTTACTCTCCATCTATAGAAGACTCATCAGGAGAGCGATGGTTGGATGGAAAGCGAAGCAAAGAAACACGAAATACTGGAGACATTGCGATTATTCCTGCTAATATTTCCCACCGCTGTAATTGGAACACATCAGTTGAGTTTATGGTTTTAGCTCTTGAGCCTGTACTTCTCCAACGCATCGGTCAAGATTGGGTAAACCCTGACGGTATTGAATTGATACCGCAGTTTATGAGTAAGCAAGACGCACTGCTGCAAAGCATCTTCTTAACTTTAAAAGATGAATTAGAATCTGGCAGAATTGGCGGACAGTTGCTAGTTGATAGTTTGAAAACAGTGTTGGCAATTCACCTTTTACGAAACTATTGCGCGACATCTCCTAAACTTTCTAGATACTCAGATGGATTATCGCCAGCAAAGCTAGTTCTCATAAAAGACTACATCAACGAACATCTACATCAGGATTTAACACTAACAGAAATTGCGGCGATCGCGCAAATCAGTCCATATCACTTTTTGCGATTGTTTAAGCAAAGTATGGGTGTTACACCTCATCAATACATCTTGCAGCGCCGAATCGATCGAGCAAAATATCTGTTGCAACACAGCAAGTTGAGTATTGCAGAGATTGCTTTTTGCGTTGGCTTTTGCGATCAAAGTCATCTGACTCGGTGTTTTAAGCGTATGCTTGGCACGACACCAAAACAATTTTTACAAGTCTAA
- the acnB gene encoding bifunctional aconitate hydratase 2/2-methylisocitrate dehydratase translates to MLEEYRQHVAQRQAMGIPPLPLDAQQTADVCELLKAPPAGEEETLLHLLRDRVPPGVDPAAYVKAGFLTAIAKGETISPLISPTYAIELLGTMMGGYNVRSLVELLSAEDELATVATTALSKTLLVYDAFHDVEELAKTNSYAQKVMQSWADAEWFTARSPLPEAITVTVFKVPGETNTDDLSPATHATTRPDIPLHALAMLESRVPGALDTIAELKHKGHPLAYVGDVVGTGSSRKSAINSVLWHIGQDIPYVPNKRAGGYVLGSAIAPIFFNTAEDAGALPIQCDVTKMETGMVVTIYPYKGEITNEAGDVISTFKLQPDTITDEVRAGGRIPLLIGRTLTDKTRIAMGLEPSSIFIRPQQPIDTGKGYTLAQKMVGKACGLPGVRPGTSCEPIMTTVGSQDTTGPMTRDELKELACLGFSADLVMQSFCHTAAYPKPVDIKTHHELPDFFASRGGVALRPGDGIIHSWLNRMLLPDTVGTGGDSHTRFPLGISFPAGSGLVAFAAALGVMPLNMPESVLVRFKGKLQPGVTLRDVVNAIPYVAIQKGLLTVAKQNKKNVFSGRIMEIEGLPDLKVEQAFELTDATAERSCAGCTIKLSVETISEYLRSNVALMKNMVARGYQDARTIMRRVAKMEQWLANPVLMEADGDAEYAEIIEIDLNEIKEPIVAAPNDPDNVKLLSEVANDPVQEVFVGSCMTNIGHYRATAKVLEGAGSVQTRLWICPPTRMDENQLKEEGVYGIFGAAGARTEMPGCSLCMGNQARVADKTTVFSTSTRNFNNRMGKDARVYLGSAELAAVCALLGRIPTVEEYMDIVAHKIHPFADDLYRYLNFDQITGFEDEGRVIPLEEMPKIEDILGIPAGTLS, encoded by the coding sequence ATGCTGGAAGAATATCGGCAACACGTCGCCCAAAGACAAGCAATGGGAATTCCCCCCTTACCTTTGGACGCACAGCAAACAGCAGATGTATGTGAATTATTAAAAGCACCACCCGCAGGAGAAGAAGAAACTTTACTGCATCTATTACGCGATCGCGTTCCGCCTGGTGTTGATCCCGCCGCCTATGTCAAAGCTGGATTTCTCACGGCGATCGCCAAAGGCGAAACAATAAGCCCGTTAATTTCTCCCACTTATGCAATCGAACTGTTAGGCACAATGATGGGCGGATACAACGTGCGATCGCTTGTTGAATTACTATCCGCAGAAGATGAATTAGCCACAGTAGCGACAACGGCTTTGAGTAAAACTTTACTAGTCTACGACGCCTTTCATGATGTTGAAGAATTAGCAAAAACGAATTCTTACGCGCAAAAAGTTATGCAATCGTGGGCGGATGCGGAATGGTTTACAGCGCGATCACCCTTACCTGAAGCGATTACCGTTACCGTCTTTAAAGTTCCAGGCGAAACAAACACCGACGATCTTTCTCCAGCAACACACGCGACGACACGTCCCGATATTCCGCTACACGCGCTAGCAATGCTAGAGTCACGCGTTCCTGGGGCATTAGACACAATTGCCGAATTAAAGCACAAGGGACATCCTTTAGCGTATGTTGGTGATGTTGTGGGGACAGGTTCCTCGCGTAAATCTGCGATTAACTCAGTATTGTGGCACATTGGACAAGATATTCCGTACGTGCCGAACAAACGTGCAGGGGGATATGTTTTAGGAAGTGCGATCGCGCCGATTTTCTTCAACACTGCTGAAGACGCAGGGGCGTTACCGATTCAGTGCGATGTGACTAAGATGGAAACGGGCATGGTAGTCACCATCTATCCCTACAAAGGTGAAATTACCAACGAAGCCGGAGACGTCATTTCTACCTTTAAATTACAACCTGATACAATAACCGATGAAGTTCGCGCCGGCGGGCGCATTCCTTTACTGATTGGGCGCACCCTCACCGACAAAACGCGCATCGCGATGGGATTAGAACCGAGTTCTATCTTCATTCGTCCGCAGCAACCGATAGATACAGGCAAAGGTTACACCCTCGCGCAAAAAATGGTAGGCAAAGCTTGTGGCTTACCTGGTGTTCGTCCTGGAACATCATGCGAACCGATTATGACGACAGTTGGTTCTCAAGATACCACAGGACCGATGACTCGCGACGAACTCAAAGAACTTGCGTGTCTCGGCTTTAGCGCAGATTTAGTGATGCAGAGTTTCTGTCATACCGCCGCTTATCCGAAACCTGTCGATATTAAAACGCATCACGAACTTCCTGATTTCTTCGCCTCGCGGGGTGGCGTTGCTTTACGCCCTGGCGATGGCATTATTCACTCATGGTTAAATCGGATGCTGTTACCCGACACGGTGGGAACCGGTGGCGATTCGCATACGCGCTTTCCTTTAGGAATTTCCTTCCCCGCCGGTTCAGGATTAGTCGCATTTGCGGCGGCGTTGGGTGTCATGCCGTTAAATATGCCAGAATCGGTTTTAGTTCGGTTTAAAGGCAAGTTGCAACCAGGTGTCACCTTACGCGATGTTGTCAACGCGATTCCTTACGTTGCGATTCAAAAAGGTTTACTCACCGTTGCTAAACAGAACAAGAAAAACGTCTTTTCTGGGCGGATTATGGAAATCGAAGGCTTACCCGATTTAAAAGTCGAACAAGCTTTTGAATTAACCGATGCAACAGCAGAGCGATCGTGTGCAGGTTGTACAATTAAGTTGAGTGTTGAGACAATTTCCGAGTATTTGCGTTCCAACGTCGCGCTGATGAAAAATATGGTGGCGCGGGGTTATCAAGATGCGCGGACGATCATGCGCCGCGTTGCCAAGATGGAACAATGGCTAGCAAATCCAGTATTAATGGAAGCAGATGGCGATGCAGAATATGCAGAGATTATCGAAATTGATTTGAACGAAATCAAAGAACCAATTGTCGCTGCGCCCAACGACCCTGATAATGTCAAATTATTATCTGAAGTCGCTAACGATCCTGTACAAGAAGTCTTTGTCGGTTCGTGTATGACGAATATTGGTCATTACCGCGCTACCGCTAAAGTCTTAGAAGGCGCAGGTTCGGTACAAACTCGCTTGTGGATTTGTCCGCCAACGCGCATGGACGAAAATCAACTTAAAGAAGAAGGCGTTTACGGTATCTTTGGGGCAGCTGGGGCGCGAACTGAAATGCCTGGTTGTAGTTTGTGCATGGGGAACCAAGCACGAGTTGCAGATAAAACAACAGTCTTTTCTACCTCTACACGCAACTTCAATAACCGTATGGGAAAAGATGCGCGTGTCTATCTCGGTTCTGCGGAATTAGCCGCAGTTTGTGCCTTGTTAGGACGCATTCCTACAGTTGAGGAATACATGGATATTGTTGCGCATAAAATTCATCCGTTTGCTGATGATTTGTATCGCTATCTCAACTTCGATCAAATCACTGGTTTTGAAGATGAAGGGCGCGTAATTCCTTTAGAAGAAATGCCTAAAATTGAAGACATTTTAGGAATTCCCGCAGGTACATTGTCATAG
- a CDS encoding helix-turn-helix transcriptional regulator gives MTITLSNREYDELWRNSHGLESDFETIEKCPQQLGNGHQRWIFLNGIDLLIHDYEFRDDLAITLHEDPGCIEFGFQMLGNHQCRDRTRSSRQNFVEWGTVKNAIAQKSAGRILQVDIHLDSPELLQYFCTSESSLPLAIQQLITGNEQPYNHIGSITPEMKLVLEQILNCPYQGATKQMYLGAKCLELIAMKIAQLSEVNRKTYPRLSRSEIDQIQQAKDIISQNLCNPPSLLSLARQVGLNDCTLKRGFRQVFGTSVFGYLHDRRMEYARKLLEEQAMTITGVAAMVGYANRGHFAAAFRKKFGVTPSHYLSHRRV, from the coding sequence GTGACAATTACCCTTTCAAACAGGGAGTATGATGAATTGTGGCGCAACAGTCACGGTCTAGAATCAGATTTTGAAACCATAGAAAAATGCCCTCAGCAATTGGGTAATGGTCATCAAAGATGGATTTTTCTCAATGGAATTGATTTGTTGATTCATGATTACGAATTTCGTGATGATCTTGCGATCACACTCCATGAAGATCCAGGCTGTATCGAATTTGGGTTTCAGATGTTGGGTAATCACCAGTGTCGCGATCGCACTCGCAGTAGCAGACAAAATTTTGTCGAGTGGGGTACTGTAAAAAATGCGATCGCTCAAAAATCCGCAGGAAGAATTTTGCAAGTTGACATTCATCTCGATTCGCCTGAACTCCTACAATACTTTTGTACCTCTGAATCATCCTTACCTTTAGCCATACAACAGCTAATCACGGGTAATGAACAGCCATACAACCATATCGGTAGCATCACGCCAGAGATGAAGTTGGTGCTTGAGCAGATTCTTAACTGTCCCTATCAAGGTGCAACAAAGCAAATGTATCTTGGGGCAAAATGTTTAGAACTGATTGCAATGAAGATTGCGCAACTGAGTGAAGTTAACCGTAAAACTTACCCGCGCTTAAGCCGTAGCGAAATTGACCAAATTCAGCAAGCAAAAGACATTATTAGCCAAAATCTATGCAATCCACCTTCATTACTCTCGTTAGCACGGCAAGTTGGTTTAAACGACTGCACCTTAAAACGTGGATTTCGTCAAGTTTTTGGTACAAGTGTTTTTGGTTATTTACACGATCGCCGCATGGAATACGCGCGTAAACTTTTAGAAGAACAAGCAATGACCATTACAGGGGTCGCAGCGATGGTTGGTTACGCTAATCGCGGACATTTCGCGGCGGCGTTTCGTAAAAAGTTTGGCGTCACTCCGAGTCATTACTTATCACACCGTCGAGTTTAA
- a CDS encoding 2Fe-2S iron-sulfur cluster-binding protein yields MPQTYTVQIQHQGQTHTIEVPEDKIILRAASAAGLDLPSSCNAGVCTTCAALLLEGTVEQSDGMGLSPELQQKGYALLCVSYPRSNLKIETEKEDEVYDLQFGQFQRS; encoded by the coding sequence ATGCCTCAAACTTATACGGTTCAAATTCAGCATCAAGGTCAAACTCATACGATTGAAGTTCCCGAAGACAAAATTATTTTACGTGCTGCGAGTGCTGCTGGCTTAGATTTACCTAGTTCCTGCAATGCTGGTGTTTGTACAACTTGTGCAGCTTTGCTGCTTGAAGGTACTGTAGAACAGAGTGATGGCATGGGTCTTAGTCCTGAACTCCAGCAAAAAGGTTACGCCTTACTATGTGTTTCCTACCCGCGATCCAATTTGAAGATCGAAACCGAGAAGGAAGATGAAGTCTACGACTTACAGTTTGGTCAATTTCAACGTAGCTAA
- a CDS encoding TonB-dependent receptor domain-containing protein, with translation MERSHFLFLTIVSIVSVIGTQSVRAQELPTVQQTANTATQWLAQLQPAVTQVTNVEVSATSEGLEIVLQTPTGEISLPTISVIDNTLIADIPNAILVLPDAEQFQATNPTTGITSVSVTNLENNQIRVTISGETTAPVAKVSSVAQALTLSVTSNIDTADEPIEIIVTATRTAEAVQNVPRSVTIINRDQIEQQTALRRDLQDILAQTVPGLGDVSPDGNTFSQQLRGRRVQILIDGVPIKSNLSTVQARDYRSISPDAIERIEVLRGPTAIYGDGVTGGVINIITRQASVEQFTSTAEIGIDAAANGGNSFLTGDSFGNYLEYGFSGNERIVDFAFNISRNDVGGFFDAEGDRIPFESIADTEIFNVFGKVGVNLNSQQRLQVSLNHYNESENSTVRPDESILDIPGIQKARGIIVPDVEFIGVPGRGNRNTVASFNYTNDAFFGSQLQGQLYYRSNLRSSDAFDFRDFGDLIQQQQFDKEQWGVRLQMQTPLSQTASILWGADYANENIQLNYSFGDEAEFDITQGRVFRRVGRISIPYNFSNLGLFAQLQWDVNDRWLVSGGARYEQFNFSVDNFQTAFIPYRNIAGGDLSFDDLALNLGSLYRVTDTVSLFANFAQGFSAPDFGRLLQGLPDELTSIEDDVNVTQPQKVNNYEIGVRGEWTNVQVSLAGFYNNSELGTRLIPGAVLAEIVRAPERIYGVEATVDWQPGGNWQLGSTVTWQEGEFEEDDEFLAITSERISPLKLTAYVEHETLPGWSNRLQLLLIGDRTRAFNAGTEEVPISGYVTLDYIGSIQLGPGTLSIGIENLLNEQYLPVASTNQTISPPEDAPCE, from the coding sequence ATGGAGCGATCGCATTTTCTATTTTTAACAATAGTCAGTATTGTATCGGTCATTGGCACGCAGTCGGTTCGTGCGCAAGAATTACCAACAGTACAGCAAACTGCGAATACAGCTACTCAGTGGTTAGCACAATTGCAACCAGCGGTTACACAAGTTACAAACGTTGAGGTTAGTGCGACTTCTGAAGGCTTGGAGATAGTTTTGCAAACTCCAACAGGTGAAATATCACTTCCCACAATCTCAGTTATTGATAATACTTTAATTGCAGATATTCCTAACGCTATTTTAGTTCTTCCCGATGCCGAACAATTTCAAGCGACTAACCCGACGACAGGTATCACATCAGTTTCAGTCACAAATCTAGAAAATAACCAGATTCGAGTTACGATTTCTGGCGAGACAACTGCACCCGTGGCAAAAGTAAGTAGCGTAGCCCAAGCACTTACACTCAGCGTTACTTCTAATATTGATACCGCAGATGAACCAATCGAGATCATTGTTACTGCAACACGTACCGCCGAAGCTGTGCAAAATGTACCACGGTCAGTAACAATTATTAATCGCGACCAAATTGAGCAACAAACCGCGTTACGCAGAGATTTACAAGATATTTTGGCACAAACAGTACCAGGTTTAGGCGATGTTTCTCCTGATGGTAATACATTTTCGCAACAATTACGCGGTCGGCGGGTGCAAATATTAATTGATGGCGTTCCAATTAAATCGAATCTTTCAACGGTACAAGCAAGAGATTATCGCAGTATTTCGCCCGATGCGATCGAAAGAATTGAGGTTTTACGAGGACCAACCGCGATTTATGGAGATGGTGTAACAGGTGGAGTTATCAATATTATTACTCGTCAAGCTAGCGTAGAGCAATTTACTTCAACTGCTGAAATCGGCATTGATGCGGCTGCGAACGGAGGAAACTCATTTTTAACCGGAGACAGTTTCGGTAACTATTTAGAATACGGCTTTTCAGGAAATGAAAGAATTGTTGACTTCGCGTTCAACATCTCGCGTAACGATGTTGGTGGCTTTTTTGATGCAGAAGGCGATCGCATTCCCTTTGAAAGCATCGCAGATACAGAAATTTTTAATGTATTTGGTAAAGTAGGAGTCAACTTAAATTCTCAACAGCGTTTGCAAGTTTCACTCAATCACTACAACGAAAGTGAGAATAGCACAGTTAGACCTGATGAAAGCATTCTTGATATTCCAGGAATTCAAAAAGCACGGGGCATTATCGTTCCAGATGTCGAATTTATTGGCGTTCCTGGGCGCGGTAATCGTAACACAGTAGCAAGTTTCAACTATACCAATGATGCTTTTTTCGGTAGCCAGTTACAAGGGCAATTATACTACCGCTCGAACTTGCGTAGCTCAGATGCATTTGACTTTCGAGATTTTGGCGATTTGATTCAGCAACAGCAGTTTGACAAAGAACAGTGGGGCGTACGACTTCAGATGCAAACACCCCTATCACAAACGGCAAGTATACTGTGGGGTGCAGACTACGCGAACGAAAATATCCAACTTAATTATAGTTTTGGTGATGAGGCTGAGTTTGATATTACTCAAGGACGGGTGTTTCGTCGCGTAGGTAGAATATCAATTCCATACAATTTTAGTAACTTAGGATTATTTGCACAACTGCAATGGGACGTGAATGACCGTTGGTTAGTCAGTGGTGGTGCTAGGTATGAGCAATTTAACTTTAGTGTGGATAATTTTCAAACTGCTTTTATCCCTTATCGCAATATCGCAGGCGGCGATCTCAGTTTTGACGATCTAGCTTTGAATCTTGGTAGTTTATATCGCGTTACCGACACAGTAAGTTTGTTTGCTAATTTTGCACAAGGTTTTTCTGCACCTGATTTCGGGCGTTTGCTACAAGGTTTACCGGATGAGTTAACTTCGATTGAAGATGATGTCAATGTGACACAACCGCAGAAAGTGAATAATTACGAGATTGGAGTTCGCGGCGAATGGACGAATGTACAAGTATCGCTAGCTGGTTTCTACAACAATTCAGAATTGGGAACGCGATTAATACCTGGTGCGGTACTTGCAGAAATTGTCCGCGCACCAGAACGCATTTATGGTGTTGAAGCTACAGTAGATTGGCAACCAGGAGGAAATTGGCAACTTGGCAGTACAGTAACTTGGCAAGAAGGTGAATTTGAAGAAGATGACGAATTTTTAGCAATTACCAGCGAACGTATCTCACCGTTAAAACTCACCGCATACGTTGAACACGAAACTTTACCAGGTTGGAGTAATCGATTACAGTTACTCTTGATCGGCGATCGCACCCGCGCCTTTAACGCTGGAACCGAAGAAGTCCCCATCTCTGGCTACGTCACGTTAGATTACATCGGTAGCATTCAACTTGGACCAGGAACCCTTAGTATTGGCATTGAAAACCTCTTAAACGAACAATATCTACCTGTGGCTTCTACGAACCAGACAATATCGCCGCCAGAGGACGCACCCTGCGAGTAG
- a CDS encoding dienelactone hydrolase family protein: MMQIEQSEVMIQTPDGQMSAFLCTPVELERVPAVLLLMEAFGLTAHIHDVATRIAKEGYIVLVPDLYYRELNNKFGYDEVEQAMAMMWRLDFGKPMEADLQAALGYLKTRSHANPDRIGVTGFCLGGGLTFLTACKFSAEIAAAAPFYGMVLDEWIMAVENVTVPVYLFFGGRDPFISRDRIHQIETRFQELGKEYTLKVYPDAEHGFFCNERSSYNRLAAEDAWRELMQFFRKHLWRA, encoded by the coding sequence ATGATGCAAATTGAACAATCAGAGGTGATGATTCAGACACCCGATGGACAGATGTCTGCTTTCTTATGTACACCTGTTGAGCTTGAGCGCGTACCCGCTGTTCTGCTGTTGATGGAAGCTTTTGGCTTAACTGCGCATATCCACGATGTTGCAACCCGTATTGCAAAAGAAGGATACATAGTTCTTGTGCCAGATTTATACTATCGCGAACTCAACAACAAGTTTGGTTACGATGAGGTAGAGCAGGCTATGGCGATGATGTGGCGGCTTGATTTTGGTAAGCCTATGGAAGCGGATCTTCAAGCAGCATTAGGTTACTTAAAAACGCGATCGCACGCGAACCCAGATAGAATTGGTGTCACTGGTTTTTGTTTGGGTGGTGGGTTGACTTTTTTAACGGCTTGCAAGTTTTCGGCTGAAATTGCCGCAGCAGCGCCTTTTTACGGTATGGTTTTAGATGAGTGGATTATGGCAGTAGAAAACGTTACAGTGCCTGTTTATTTGTTTTTCGGGGGTAGAGATCCTTTTATTTCGCGCGATCGCATTCACCAAATCGAAACACGATTTCAAGAACTTGGTAAAGAGTACACGTTGAAAGTTTATCCTGATGCCGAGCATGGGTTTTTCTGCAACGAACGTTCTTCGTACAATCGCTTAGCAGCGGAAGACGCTTGGCGCGAACTGATGCAGTTCTTTCGCAAACATTTGTGGCGAGCATAA
- a CDS encoding CPBP family intramembrane glutamic endopeptidase — protein sequence MGVTALLLLVIAKLWLQFGNFALLPVHLTSMAIAGGLSVALIIAIASWVVYRIWSAYRRSADFYLELVLKPLHWADLIWIGLLPGLSEELLFRGVMLPAFGFNITAVIVSSICFGVLHMSSTQQWPYVVWATAVGFLLGCSALYTGNLLVPIVAHILTNLVSSYFWKWEHSR from the coding sequence ATGGGTGTTACTGCATTGTTGTTACTAGTTATTGCCAAGCTATGGTTGCAATTTGGTAATTTTGCCTTATTGCCTGTTCACCTGACATCAATGGCGATCGCTGGAGGATTAAGTGTCGCGTTGATCATTGCGATCGCCAGTTGGGTTGTCTACCGCATTTGGTCAGCATATCGTCGTAGTGCTGATTTTTACCTGGAATTGGTTCTCAAACCTTTGCACTGGGCAGATTTAATTTGGATCGGGCTACTTCCAGGACTTAGCGAAGAATTATTGTTTCGCGGTGTCATGTTGCCTGCATTCGGCTTCAATATCACCGCTGTGATTGTGTCGAGTATCTGTTTTGGCGTTCTCCACATGAGTTCTACTCAGCAATGGCCTTATGTCGTTTGGGCAACGGCTGTAGGATTCTTATTAGGTTGTAGTGCCTTATACACAGGCAATCTACTTGTGCCCATTGTGGCACACATCCTAACTAACTTAGTTTCTAGTTACTTTTGGAAGTGGGAACACTCGCGGTAG